From Mya arenaria isolate MELC-2E11 chromosome 1, ASM2691426v1, a single genomic window includes:
- the LOC128228447 gene encoding spermatogenesis-associated protein 48-like, which produces MTEVFSAGTVLSDSNFKTRPHFSNYLYTDANAGGHAVNQIEEKRRIRHMKFPSLRGRCDVDSFQADLKNPGYKQWNDNGDFRAEAPYRDYDNIVDPVSGFVSAGGDVDRNTGHQKIKSLVQLNTTPQASVPKSRDSDRKSERAAPPELRRSETWEPGAPSKWNSRKTSDIWIRSQLGGWTSAHDTRKPPPEVQDMRRAKSMFVQKPPSEQSREGRDHLAMQYQYSTSTQKSFEEVPWDVMLPPKQWAPTSTLEQRPDMISQTYTLHRYDPAANEWQNAGRSWDRFQKRNAYYKSAPIVFCSQPPRKQHIPGYGGAVGAENLDELDNADIKFQPFSVKRVNIPRYSDTSHKPNIPGYQGCTLYRGQYAPAHSHPAPPNSQATTQLVHKEKPVDSATLASHKRESKMSKMVTLVPPCNPFNQINKLEEVIANKVD; this is translated from the exons ATGACTGAGGTGTTTTCTGCTGGGACAGTACTGTCAGACTCAAATTTCAAAACTAGACCCCATTTCAGTAATTATTTGTACACAGATGCAAATGCAGGTGGCCATGCTGTCAATCAGATTGAGGAGAAGCGACGCATTAGGCACATGAAATTTCCATCGTTAAGGGGGAGATGCGATGTCGACTCGTTTCAGGCAGATTTGAAAAACCCTGGATACAAACAATGGAATGATAACGGTGATTTCAGAGCTGAGGCGCCTTACAGAGATTATGACAATATCGTAGATCCAGTGTCAGGATTTGTAAGCGCAGGAGGGGATGTTGACCGTAACACAGGGCATCAAAAAATAAAGTCACTGGTACAGTTGAATACCACTCCACAAGCATCAGTTCCAAAATCGAGAGATTCGGACAGGAAATCTGAACGGGCTGCACCGCCAGAACTGAGGCGATCAGAAACTTGGGAGCCTGGAGCACCTTCAAAATGGAATAGTAGAAAAACATCAGACATTTGGATCAGATCCCAGCTTGGTG GTTGGACAAGTGCACACGACACAAGGAAGCCACCACCAGAGGTACAAGATATGAGGAGAGCAAAA TCAATGTTTGTGCAAAAGCCACCATCGGAGCAGAGCAGGGAAGGGCGAGACCATCTTGCCATGCAGTATCAGTACAGCACCTCAACACAAAA ATCATTTGAGGAGGTACCGTGGGACGTGATGCTTCCCCCTAAACAGTGGGCCCCAACCTCCACCCTTGAACAGAGGCCCGATATGATCTCCCAGACTTACACCCTACACAG ATATGACCCTGCAGCAAATGAGTGGCAG AATGCTGGAAGATCCTGGGATCGGTTCCAGAAGAGAAATGCTTACTACAAAAGTGCACCCATTGTCtt CTGCAGCCAGCCACCGAGGAAGCAGCACATTCCAGGGTATGGTGGAGCCGTGGGGGCAGAAAATCTGGACGAGCTCGATAATGCAGACATCAAGTTCCAGCCGTTCTCTGTGAAGCGTGTCAACATTCCTCGATACAGTGATACCTCACA CAAACCTAACATCCCCGGCTACCAAGGCTGTACCCTATACAGAGGCCAGTACGCTCCAGCCCACAGTCACCCTGCCCCACCCAACAGCCAGGCCACAACACAGCTTGTTCACAA AGAGAAGCCAGTTGACTCAGCCACCCTGGCAAGCCACAAACGGGAATCCAAGATGTCCAAGATGGTGACCCTCGTTCCTCCGTGTAATCCTTTCAACCAGATTAACAAGCTTGAAGAAGTGATAGCAAACAAGGTGGATTAG